The Deltaproteobacteria bacterium DNA segment GAATAATCTGACCGTATTTGTCTTGAAGAATATATGTCTTTGCTCCGTGCAATATACCTGCTTGACCCAACAAGATGGTAGCGGCATTTTCACCCAATTTTTCTCCCTTTCCTCCTGCCTCTACTCCAACCAGTTTTACTTTATCCTCTAAAAATGGGTAGAACAATCCAATGGCGTTACTGCCTCCTCCTACACACGCTACGCACACATCGGGTAATCTACCTTCTACTTTTAACATTTCCTCTTTTGTTTCCTTGCCGATTATAACTTGAAAATTTCTCACCATTGTAGGATAAGGATCTGGTCCTACACACGAACCCAAGCAATAGTATGTATCATTGGCATTTGTTACCCAATCCCTTATCGTTTCATTTATTGCATCTTTTAAGGTTTGCGAACCACTTTCTACAATTTCCAACTCTGCTCCCAACAGTCTCATCCTGAACACATTTAACTCTTGTCTAACACAATCTATCTTTCCCATGTATACCTTGCAGGGAATATTGAGTAGTGCACAGGCTGTTGCCGTAGCCACTCCATGCTGCCCTGCACCTGTTTCTGCAATAACCCTCTTCTTGCCCATGAATTTTGCCAGAAGTACCTGCCCCAATGTGTTATTCATCTT contains these protein-coding regions:
- the trpB gene encoding tryptophan synthase subunit beta → MVKLPDEQGYFGPYGGRFIPETLVSVLDELKQKYFNIVKRDDFQKKLNHYLKTYCGRPTPLYLAENMSRDLGFKVYLKREDLNHTGAHKMNNTLGQVLLAKFMGKKRVIAETGAGQHGVATATACALLNIPCKVYMGKIDCVRQELNVFRMRLLGAELEIVESGSQTLKDAINETIRDWVTNANDTYYCLGSCVGPDPYPTMVRNFQVIIGKETKEEMLKVEGRLPDVCVACVGGGSNAIGLFYPFLEDKVKLVGVEAGGKGEKLGENAATILLGQAGILHGAKTYILQDKYGQII